The genomic stretch ATAAATCTGAAATGACATAGGCAAGGCCGAAAGTGTGGCGGTAACTTTGGCGGTAACTACGATTATTCAAACAGCGCACATCGCCTATGTATAACCATCTCATTCATTTATTCGATTCCCCCCGCCCCACCAAAAACCAAAACAAAAGGCCACCCCTGCGGTGGCCTTTTGTTTTGGTTTTTGGTGGAGGTTGAACTGATGAGAATCCCCACCGGGTTCGACTAGACGAGCACTGCTCGGCTGGACGCCCACAGGGCGGTCCCGGAACGCAGTGCAGGGATGGATGGATCGCCATAAGGCGAGACAGACACATTCCCCCCCGTTGTTTGAACTTGCGTCGATATCCTTACCTAACCTACTAAGTTAGCCCAACTCATAAATTGAGCTATCTCTAATAATTTTTTCTGAGAATGAGTTGGCAGGCACCCAATAAAGCGCTGTTCCATGCATGAGCCTAGCCCGAGAGCAACGCTACTCCGGCAGATCGTTCAGTTCATAGCTTGTGCTGCGCCCACCCGCATCCGTTTTCCACAGCACACCCCTCGCAAGCAAATCGTTGATGTCGCGCAGGGCTGTGTCTGGAGAACACTTAGCGATCGCCGCCCACTTGCTGCTGGTGAGCTTGCCTTCGAAGCCATCAAGCAGATTGTTGAGCAACTTCACCTGCCGCTCGTTCAATGGCGTGGTGGCCCAGCGCTGCCAGAACCGTACCTTGGTCAGCACGGCGTCGAGCGTGTACTGGGCCTGATCGACTGCGCGATGGAGCGTGTCGAGGAACCAGGCGAGCCACTCGGTGACATCAAGCGAATTTTTCTGGGTTCGCTCAAGGATGTCGTAGTAGGCCTTGCGTTCCCGCTGGATCTGTGCAGACAAACTGTAGAAGCGTTGCGGGCTGCCGTCGGCGCGCGCCAACAGAAGGTCGCCGATGGCACGGGCGATACGGCCGTTGCCGTCGTCGAACGGGTGCAAGGTGACAAGCCAAAGGTGACCAAGGCCGGCCTTGAGTAGCGGCAGTTCGTTTGATGCGCCATTCACCCAGTCCAGGAATCTGCTGGTTTCGAACTCCAGACAATCGGCGGGCGGCGCCTCGAAATGCACCCGCTGGCGGCCGATAGGGCCAGACACCACTTGCATCGGCCCGCTGGCATCGTCGCGCCAGCCGCCGACCTTGTTCTTGGCAAGGCCGGTGTAGCCGCTAGGAAACAGCGCGGCATGCCAGCTAAACAACCGCTCACGCGACACCGGCGCATGGCAGTTGGCCGTAGCGTTGAGCACCATCTCGACCACTCCCTCGACGTTCCGATCCACCGGAGCCAAGGCACCAATGTCCACGCCTAGCCTGCGGGCGATGCTAGATCGCACGAATTCGACATTGAGTTGCTCGCCTTCGATCTCGCTGGTCTTGACCACATCCTCAGTGAGCGCTGCAAGGCTCGCCTGATCACGCAGCGCCATGCCCACGTCGGCCAGACGTCCCATCAAGAGCCCTTGGGCACGACTCACCTCTACCATGGGCCCAGCGAGTGTTACCAAGTCGAAGTGCCAGTTTGGCCAGTTACCGGCCTGCCAGATGAATTTATAATCTCCGCTATTCATGCGGAGAATATGGGTTGAATTCTCTGCATGCGCAAGTTATTCACCGCATCATTTGCGGAGATTGGAGAGAGAGGGGGGGTCTCCGTACTCGGAATGCAAGGGGACGCTATTGCTGCACTGCCGCCGCCCTTGCCAACGATTCCTGCATCCGCTGAGATTCTTTCTGCGCCTCGGCCAAGAGCCGATCCCATTCGTCAGGCGGATGCCCGCTTTCCAGCATCTTGCGAAAGACTCGGTAGGCGTCGTCACCGCTTTCGTAGGCGCGTTTGCTGTCTTCGTCATTCACCCAAGCGTAGACGATCACCCTGCTCGGGGCGTGGTAGCGGAAGAATAGACGGTACTGCTGGAAGAACTTCGCTCGGAACCAGTGCTTGTGATCGTCACCAAGCGCCCCACCCTGGCGGTACTCCGGTCGCGCCGGATCTTGCGGGATGACGTCAAACGCCAGCTTGGTGATCGCGGCCAGTCGCTTACTGGCGTTCTTCTTCAAATAGGCGACTGGGTCCTTTTGCTTAAGTGTCTCGACTTGCCGCGCCAGAGCTCCAACCTGTGCGAGGAACAATGGATGAGCAAAAACCGTCCAGCCATGAATGACCAAGGGCTCAGGCTTCCCCTCGCTCATTCATCGTCTGCCGACAGGGTGGCATCGAGGTCGACATCGACGACCCCGACCAGCGACAGGAGCCGTTGAACGAGGCCTGCATCGACGGATTGCAGGCGCTCAGGATGAAGAGAGATGTCCATGGCCAAAAAGCCGAGGAACTGACCGAGCACAGGGTCGTCACCCTCGGATGCTTCGACGCGCGTCAGCACCACCTCTCCGCTGGAGCGAATGGTGTAGTGGATCTTGTCTCGCTTGCCCAGCTTGAGGGCACGACGCACGGTTTCCGGCACCGTGGTCTGGTAGCGATCTGTGAGTGTAGATTCGACTTCGAGGGTTGCAGCCATGGCAGTCTCCTGCTGATTTCAGTTTACCTATGAATGGTAATGCAACTGCATTGTCATGTCAATGCAGTTGCATTACCTCCAGGGAGCCCCAGCTTGAATAGGTGTAAATGGGTGTGCTTTTGGTTGAGGCAACGGACGCGGGTTAGATTCCTGTTTTGTGAATTGAACTGGCGTCGAATCGCACAAAAGTTTGATGCCCGCTTCCGGCAACCAGACTAGCCAGAAAACCTGCTCGCAGGTCTACAATCAGGCAGGCTTTTCGATTAAGATCGCAATGGTTCGCACCAGCCTGCAGCGCTTCGATTGCGTACTTTCAAAAGTCGTTTTATGCGGGGTGCTGCCCCTCGCCCAGCTAAATTTTGCGAGCATCCGCTTCGCGGCTTGCCTGCTACAAGCATTGCGCTTCGATTCTTCAAGTCCGACAGGCTCCTAGGGCAGCAACAGTGGTTGCGCGCGAGCGGTTAGACCAGTGATGTCAACGATCCATGTATGAGTATGAAAGACTTCTTTCATTGCATTGCACTTTATTAAAGAACTCTTTAATATGATTATGACAATGAAAGAGGACTTTTAATGAACCGTATCACCGGAACTTACGCTATATCCACGACCTTAGGTGAGTCGGTGCGGGCTTTTGTGCCTCACCCTCTACCCCCATCGAATCCGGTGCTTGCGCTGGATTCATTCATCGAGTCCAACCGCGCGGCCGAATTGGCGCTGGCGCGATTGGGAGGGGTGTCGGGATTAGTGCCATCGGTCGATTGGCTGCTCTACAGCGCGATCCGCAAAGAAGCTTTGCTGACCTCGCAAATTGAAGGAACGCAGGCCACCCTGACCGATCTCTTCGACGAGGAGGCAGGTCTCAAGGTCAGTAATACCGATGATATTGAAGAGGTGACCAACTATCTCCGTGCCTTCCGGTTAGTACAGGACCAACTGCGCGATCCTGAAGGACTCCCCATCAGCGTTCGCCTGCTGTGTGATGCGCATCGCTTGTTGCTGGACGGCGTCCGAGGAGCAGGCAAGCAACCCGGTGAGTTACGCCGCTCGCTAAACTGGATCGGTGGCACGCGTCCAGGCAATGCCGTCTTTGTACCACCCCCGCCAGAGCGCGTACCAGAACTACTCGCGAATATGGAGCGGTTCATTCATTCTACCTCAACGGATCTGCCGCCCTTGGTTAAGGTTGCACTGGTACACGCTCAGTTTGAAACCATCCATCCGTTTCTGGATGGCAACGGGCGAATCGGTCGTCTGCTGATCGCTGCACTGTTTGAGAACTGGGGTTTGTTGTCGGAACCACTGATGTATCTCAGCGCCTATCTGAAACAGCACCAATCGGAGTACTACCGCCGCCTCTCTGGTATCCGCACCGAGGGCGATTGGGAATCCTGGGTATCGTTCTTTCTGGAAGGTGTAGCGACCGCTGCGGCTGATGCAGAGCGCAGCATCATCGCAATTGCGAGCCTGGTGGCGGCAGACCGCAGGCGACTGCTGGAGTCGCCCAAAGTGGGGCCAGCCAGTTATCGACTCTTTGAAATGCTGCCAATGATGCCGCGCTTCACGATTGAGAGGGTCAGGCAAAAGTTGGACACCAGCTTCCCGACCGCCAATGCAGCAGTGAAGACTCTTGAAGAACTCGGTGTCGTGACTGAATTGACCGGACAAAAGAAGAACCGCAGCTACAGCTATCAGACTTACATCGAGTTGCTGACGCGCTGAGAGTTTCCCAGGCGGGGTGCCCAGATTTAATGCGGACGTAAGTTCAATTGCCACCCGCTAAATCGAACTTAGATCGCTATTGTGAATAGCGATAAAATGTTCAATTTAGGGGATACATGGACAAACCATCCACTCCTTAATTCTAAACTCCCTGTGCATTTAAAATAACCCGCACGACAAAACCAGCCAACCCGAACACTGCGCAGGGAATCCACACGTAACGCACCTCTGAACCCAGCACGCTCAAACCACGCAACGATAAAAGCTGCATAACGTTTAATGGCGACACTTCAATTATTCGCCATGGTAAAAAATAACGCTTATTCGAGAACGGGCTGAAGAAAGCAATGCCAAGACCGCCATTGGTCATGGCATCTAACAATCCGTGAGAAGCGGCACTGAAGAGAAGCAGAAAAAACGCAATTGATCTCTCCTCACCCAATTCCGGCGCAAAAAATGCCCCCATCACTGCCAGCGCAACGCTGAATGGAAACGAGTGCGTAAAGCCACGGTGTCCGAACGTATGGTCATAGGGAATCCCCAGCCACATTCCTACCGCATCAATATCGGGCAACACAGCACAGGCGAGTGCCAATACCATGAGCCCAGGAGATACCATATCAGGACCCAGTGCGACACTGAGCGCCAGCGGCACGGCTAGATGGGAAATGGGCGTCGCCAAGCCCGTTACCTATCGCCCTGGTTGGGCAAGGTGGTCAGGCACGACAATACCCTCCCAATCTGTAAATTGGCGAGCCGATGATATGGCGACTGTCGCAGAGGATTGATTTCCATTGATTTTGATTTTTTGACAATACTGCTAAAAATAATTCACGATCAGCATCATCATAAATGGATATCTTCATGGCCAACACCTCGTGATGTAATGTGATAAAGCGCACCTCCATATTCTATTCTTAGGGAGGCTAGCCATAACAAGGTTATGTTAACTCGCAAAATATGCAAAAAGCACTACCGGACCACCTTAGATTTGTTCAAGATCCTATTGAAGATTAAGCGGCCTCAAGTGACCATGATCATCCATGTAGAGGTCTAAAGGTTGCCGCAGCGCGGCTGATTCAGCTTGCCTCGGTGCGCATCGGTACTGGCGCTTTCGGAACCCCGCTGATATCGACGCGTTCGTATTCAGCAATCACCTGCGCGCCCAGCAATAGCAGCGTGGCGGCCACTTCCAGGCTGAGCAGCACGATGATGGCCGTAGTGAGCGAGCCGTACACCACACTCACCTGCGACAGTGTGCCGAAATACCAGCCAAGCGCATGACGGATAATTTCCCACAGCAGGCCCGCCGTGGCACCGCCGATCAGTGCGTGCTGCGCCGTCAACCTGCCTACCGGCATGAAATAATAGATCGCGGAAATAAGCAGAATTTCCCCGAGTACCCCGGCAAAGTAGATCAGCCAGCGCGAGAAGCCGCCCAGCGACCAGCTATGCCCCAGAACAACCAAATTTTCACCTCCTATCGCCACCAGGTCCACGATCACAAACGTACCCGCCAACAGCACTGTACCGATGAAAAAGATGTAGCCAAAGGGCAGCAACAGCGAAACGAGGAAGTGTCGCCTGCGCTTCTCCACGCGGTGCAGAAAAATTACCGAGATCGCACTCTCCAGCACCTTGAAGCCGAGCGAGCTAAAAAACAGCATCGTAATGAGCAGCACCCAGCCGATCACCTCGCGGTGATCGAGGAAAGCCTTCAACTCCGCTACCACTGCACGGGCTTGCCCTGGCACTACATACTCCAGCGCCCTGACCAGCGTTGCCAGCAACACAGCTTGATCAATCACTTGCGACAGCAAGATCACCATGAGAATGAGCAGCGGCACAATGGAGAGCAGCGCGTAGTAGGCCACCGCGCCAGCGAGAAGCAGGCCCTGATTGGCCTGAAAGGCTTTTAGCACTACTAGCGCGAAGCTGACCGGGTTTGTTAAGACGTAGGATATTTTGGGATTGATGAGTTTCATGGGGACAGTGGTTATATGTCGATTATTTTCATTTTCATCGACACATAATATCGATGTGTCGATGAAATCAATCGAACCAGATGTTCGATATAAATAAAAAATTGCATTTTCTTATCACGCTACGACAGATTATGTATAAAAAAAAGGGGGGGCTATACACATCATTGTCCACAAAGATTGTTGCCATGTCTTACAATTAACGCATGATTGCAAGACCTGACCCCATTGCGTTACTCGATTTCCGAACTGGCGCGCGCTTCGAGCAGCGACAACATTGAGGTGCACAGCCTGATTAGTGATCAACTCCGTCGCCTGCTTAAGTTCGGCCAGTGCTGCACGCGCGTTAATGCACAGATTCACCAAAACACGTCTCAACCTTAGCCCTGATTGGCCGCGTTTTAAGGCCAGTTTTATTTCCAATTTTTAGGGCTAATGGTCATTTTTCATGCTGTTATTGACACAACCCTTATCTATGACGATCAGATGATAGAAGACACAACATTTACCCCACTACTTTTGATGAAACGGATTTAGTCTATGTCAAAATTGGGAGATAGCGAATAATCCCACATAGTTACAGCTTCGAATCTTTTGAGAAAACTCGACAAATCCCCAAATATTCGTAGAGATTTACTTTCATCTTCACTCACCGCTCGAAGTGCAACAAACTCATGCAACGCATGGTCATCGCAGTTAGGGCCGCCTGATAAATCCCATAATTCTTTATACAAAGTTGGAATGCCCACTTGTTCTGCAACGAAGTATTCGCCCGATTCCAAACGGGCGAGTAAGACCGCGATGTCATTTTGTGATGGAACGCCTGACAGAAAAATTTCTCCCCAAACCTTATAGGTTGATGCGTCGCGGTAAAGGTATTCAAATACACAACAATTTTTATGCGTCACTGGATATCCCCACCTGCTTTTTAGTGTTTTGCATAATGGCTACTTCCTATTATCCACAAAGAGGTGATTTCTATGCCACGCGACAAACTCAGCTTGTGGTGCAAAACGTTCTGGCTGCTCAATTGTACGACCACTTAACGGTAATAGAACCTCCATTACAAAAAACTCGTTCTTCCGTTTTAGCTCCTCCGAGACAACGATCTTAAAATCATCGGTAAGCGTTATCAGCCCCTTATCAAAAGCCCTGTCATGAATCGCAGAAAGGCACAGACCATTGCTTGGATTCAAGCGATTCGCCTTGTCTTTACTCCACGGCACAATATGGCTAGCAATCAATAGTCGCTGATCCGACAGACCTGACATACAGCAGCGCCCACGATAGCTGCTGAGTACAGCCCTGCGGAAAAAATACTGCTTAATTCTTTGTGTTGTTAGAACTTGCCGGGTTTCCCCAGTAAATTCATCCAGTACAAGCTCATCGTTTTCCGGCTCCCAATCTTCAAAGGTATCGTTGTCTAATTGCTGCCGGAGTAGTTCACACTCCACGGCAAGCCTTTCCCAATCCGAGTGGAATTCGTCCCATACATCGTGATCCAATGCCGATGCATTTCCCAAGCCTACTCGCCCCGTACTTGTAATGGCTGGATCAATGCTTGCGATATTAAGCATCTTCATAGCAACCGCATCAGGTGTGCGACCAATATCTTTTGCCAATGCAACTATTTCCGGGTTGCGTCCGTGAATTCGTCCATATGGAAGCTGACAATATAGGTGAAAAGCTAGCTTAACCTGCTCTTTTGTCCATAGCCCTGTTGCCATGATGCCTTTCGGCAGACGTGGTAGTTACCATGTCTGCCGCCTCCTTAGAGATAAATGAAAAAAGTTATGAATTTAGCAGTTACTTCAAATATCGGTGCAACTGCGGCTAGCAGCACCCTCCATTTGATCCAATACTAATTATGTGCAAAACTAACATGAAAAATCATTCGCATTATATAAATCTGACCATTTAATTCATCTCACCGGAGGCATATGAAACGGCAAGCCGTTATGAAAGCCTGTACTTTTGCCTTTTTGTTACCCTTTACGCTTACAGCGCTTGCTGATGAGCAATCCTATAAACTGGCAGATAGACTAACAAAACTGACCAATCAAACGATCTCTGACCACCAAAGGCCGATTTGGCTAAAAAATACTACCGTAAAATTTGGTGTGGCTAACGAGGAAACTGTATGGATGGTCAACACCCTTCAACCTGTCTGGCAATCCCGTTTTGAAACTGTATTTTTGCAAGGCAAGCTGAAGCAAAGATACAGTAGGATGGTGTCTAATATTGGGAGTGGTTACCGCTGGCTTACTGCTGACAATAATTTAGTTTTGGGATTAAATGGGTTTTATGATCAGGATGTGAAGACAAATGCCGAACGCTTCAGCATTGGAGGTGAAGCCTTCAGCGAGGATACCAGCGTACGTGCGAACGTGTATAACGCTATTGGTGAGCTTACCGCCCTCCCCGATGGTCAGTCACTTGCCCTTAATGGTTACGATCTGAAGCTTGAAACGCCTGCTCCAATTTTTCGCAATACTCGCTTAAGTTTTAAAACCTACCAATGGAATACCTCAACGAGTATCGAGCCGGTTCAAGGTTGGAAAACTTCGATAAAGACATTTCCCAACAACAAACTGAAAGTGGAACTTGGTGCAAGCAGTAGCACACTGGCTGAGACAGAGGTTTTTCTGAATCTGACCTATCAGTTTGGAAAGCACAATAAACAGAAATCGGCAATTTTCGACAAACTCGCGCCACAGCGTACTCGAGTTGTTCGTGAGTTTGCAATGCAGGCGGAGGACAGTTAATCTGGATTGCGCTCATACTGCAGCACTGAAGGGTAGATGTGACTGCCCCCCTCTCCCCAACCCTCTCCCACAAGGGGAGAGGGAGTTTACTTTTGCTACCAAAGCCGTCTAAGCCGCCAAAGTCACCAATGCGCTTTGTACCACAGGAAATAATTGCCGCTTTTTTCTGTAAAAATTGCCGCAATGGTCAAAAATAATAATGCGAACCTAGCATATGTATGGTTGATTTGGTGTTAAGTAAAATCAACGTCTTCCCTGACAAGCCCTGATTAAAAGCGATTCCACAGGTCGCCTGTACTTTTACTACATTTCAGTAAAAAGAATCTGATACTAGGCATGCATATTGCTTTATCATCTATATAAACCAAATGAAACACGTTGCCAAAATTGTGTTTCTTACTGGAGTAAACATGATTAATATTTCACCTGCTTCCTTTACCCAAAGCATTGCCAACTTCCAATCGCAGGCGCTTAGTGCGCTGTTTAATTCGAGCAGTGATGCAAAAAACTCTGACTTCTGGGCTACGATAGCCCCGCTTGTTTCTTCTAAACCAGAAGCAACCAATCCGTTAACTGCGCTTGCAAATAGCAGCAGCATAAATGGCTTGTCTCCGACAGGCCGCAACCTGGCTTTGTTTGATCCTGAATCCGCTTTTCAGATGATGAGTGTGATTAACAACAAGGATGTTTCATATAAAGCGCAGTTTTCTGAACTGAGTCAGATGAAAGCTTACGTTTCAAAAATGCAGGATGAAGGCCAGAGTCTGAGTGGTATTACGTTATCCACTGGCAATGACAGCATAAAGACCCAGTTGCAGGGTTTTGTGAGCGAATACAATAGTTGGGTTGAACGTTTCACTCCGGACATGCAAAAAAATGGTTTGCTGGCAGATACGCAGGCTGCACAAGTTTCTTTGTATGAATTAGACCAGAGCATCAAGAACACATTCTTTGGGGTGAAAGACGACGTGCATGGATTGAAAGATCTGGGTATGACGATTGATCCCAATACCAAATTGGCTGTTTTTGACTCTGTTAAACTGGATAATTTACTGGCTACTAACAAACAAGGTGTTGTAAATACGCTTCAGGAGTTTGGTGGTAATTTTGCCAAGTCGGCTAGTTTGCTCAATGCTGACAATAATTTTATCCCTAACCAGCTTAACAACCTGAACAAGGTCATTCACTACATCGCTGATAACAAGGATGATTTACAAGCAGAGTTTGGCACCGGCAATCTGGCTAAGCCTGTCGGTCAGGTTGCTCTGGCTCTGGCTGCCTACAATCAGACTTACAACACTTAAGCAGCTTTGTTTATTGGGTTGTGACTATTACATAGCCGGTTCAGATCATATTGTTGGCTCTTAACCTGCCACACGCTTTATAAAAATCAGCTAGATCTAGAAATCCGTTTTCAAGCAAGCGATGAACATAAAAAAACTCCGCACATTGTGCGGAGTTTTTTTATTGCTGAACAACACTCAGCTTCAGATTTGATGCTTTTTATTAAGCAAAATTCTTGGTTTCTTTTTTGGTCTTCTTTACAGCCTTTTTTTCTTTTGGCGTCAAGACCGCTTGCTTCTTGGCCGCCTTATTACTTTTCTGTTCTTTGCCCATGGTATCCACTCCTTACAAATGTTGGGTGATATTGCGTTTAAATCTGGTGTTCGGATAATGCTTTAAAAGATACTGAGTGATGAATGTTAGAAGCTCTTCTTTCAGGTACTGTGAAACGCCTTCAAATACTAATGAGTGAAACGGTGAAGGTATTAAAATGAATAGATAAAGTGCACTCTACCATAAATATTGACCTTGTCTACAAATGTTAAATAGGCCGCTTTTTAGTTCCGCTTATTAAACGTTGTAGTGGTCTAATGAAATCGGACACCAACCAAGGTGGTAAAATTACCATCAAAGAAGAGGTGTTCAATGACCAGAAAGAGAAGAACCTTTACCCCTGAATTCAAACAAGAAGCGGCGTGCTTGGTGCTTGACCAGGGATACTCAGTATCTGAGGCTGGCCGCTCACTGGATGTGGGTGAGAATGCTTTAAGGCGATGGACCCAGCAGCTCAAGGACGAACGTCAGGGATTCACGCCCAAATCCAAGGCGCTCACCCCTGAGCAGCAACGAATACAGGAGCTTGAAGCCCGGGTTAACCGCCTGGAACGGGAGAAAGCCATACTAAAAAAGGCTACCGCTCTCTTGATGTCGGACGAACTGAATCGTACGCGCTGATAGACCAGTTAAGTGAGCAAGAATCGGTTGAAATGGTCTGTGAAGCGTTTGATATTCCAAGATCCTGCTATTACGAACATCGGCACAGGCGATCAGTGATTGATACGGAACGCCTCTATCTGCGAGCAAAGGTTAATGAAGTGTTTCGCCAGAGCCGTAGTGCCGCGGGAAGCCGTAATATCGTCGGCCTGCTGAATCAAGATGGCATCCGGATCGGGCGTTTCAAAGTACGTCGCCTCATGCAGGAGATCGGTCTGATCTGTAAACAACCCGGCCCCCATGCATACAAGCAGGCCACAGTGGAGAAGCCAGACATCCCGAATCGATTGGATCGGGAATTCAATGTCAGGCAACCCAATCAAGTATGGTGTGGCGATATCACCTATGTATGGGCAGGAAGCCGCTGGGCTTATCTGGCGGTAGTTCTGGATTTGTATGCACGAAGAGTGGTCGGTTACGCATTATCAGATCGGCCTGATGCTGAGCTGGTGGGTAAGGCACTGGAGCATGCCTATGAACAACGAGGCAAACCCAGCGGCATCCTGTTTCACTCGGATCAGGGCAGTCAATATAGCAGCCGTCTCTTCCGACAACGGCTATGGCGCTATCGTATGGAGCAGAGCATGAGTCGTCGTGGAAATTGCTGGGATAACGCCCCAATGGAACGATTATTCAGGAGTTTAAAGAGTGAATGGATACCAGCGCTGGGATATCCATCAATTGGAGAAGCCAGAAAGGATATCAGCCAGTACCTGATGACTTACTACAACAGAAAGCGGCCACATTCTTTTAACGATGGAATGACTCCTGTTGCATCTGAAGATAAGCTTTATTTACTGTCCGGAAATAGTTGACCACTACACGTATCAAATTTTTGTGATGTGGGATGCCCATTATCCCTATCTATCTGCGAGAATGTGAATTGGAAGCTGCTGGATGCGCTATGCAATAGTTTTAACCAAGCATTACTGTTGCATATCTACACTGATATTAATCACCTTCAAATTCACATAGTGCAAAAACTTTGTGCCCTTGTTTTTCCAACCGTGAGCGCCCGCCTAAATCGGGTAAATCAATGACGAAACAGCATTCCACAATTTTCCCACCAATGCTCTCAATCAGTTTACATGCAGCACCTGCTGTTCCACCTGTTGCTATCAGATCATCCACAAGCAGTATCCGGTCTCCCTTGGAAATGGCATCGATATGCATCTCAAGACGATCTGCACCGTATTCAAGTTCGTAATCGTGCCCTACCGTTTCAGCCGGCAATTTGCCCTTTTTGCGTATGGGTACAAACCCCAGACCCAGTTGATAAGCCAGTGCTGAACCAACAATAAACCCCCGGGCCTCGATACCTGCTATCAGATCGATTTTCATACCTGAATAGCGATTGACCAATTCAGTGATGGTTATTCGAAAACCCACCGGATCTTTTAACAAGGTTGTGATGTCCCGAAACATTATCCCCTGCTTGGGATAATGGGGAATGGTACGAATGCGCGATTTTATAGGCATGCCGATCTAACCCTGGTTAATAAGCGACTGTCTGTTTTTGGCAGCAAGTGGTGATAGATATACATACACCATCAATGCGCTTCAGACTGTGGGGCTGTTGACTCAAAGTGCAATGTGCGTGTGGGGAATGCAATCTGCGCACCGTGTTGGTCAATGATTTCTGCTATTTTCAGCAGCACGTCCTGCTTGACTTCATGGTAATCCACCCAGACTGTGGTCTTGGTAAACGTGTAAATAAAAAAATCAAGAGAAGACGGACCAAATGTATTGAAGTTGACGATCAACGTCTGTGTTGTGTCTATCTCCGGATGGTTCTGCAACATAGCCTTTACGTCTGCCACAATGGCCCCCATTACGCCGATATCGTCGTAACGGATACCAATGGTTTCCTTGATGCGGCGATTGGTCATGCGCGAGGGGTTTTCAACCACAATCGTTGTAAACAAGGCATTCGGCACATAAAGCGGATTTTTATTAAATGCACGGACCCGAGTGTGGCGCCAACTGATGTACTCTACCGTACCCTCTATGCCTTTATCAGGTGAACGAATCCAATCACCTACACTGAAAGGCCGGTCCATGTAGATAGTGAGGCCACCAAAAAAATTGGCCAATAAATCTTTAGCTGCAAAACCGATGGCAATACCACCAATACCACCAGCCGCCAATACTCCCGATATACTAAAACCAAGGTTTTGCATAACCATTAGGGAGGCAATAATAAACACCGTGAGCCGCGCTAACTTTGACAGTGCGTCAATTGTGGTGGGGTCTACTTCCTCCCCTTTTTCCTCGCGCATCGTCACAAGATTGCGGGTAATGTTACGTATAAAACGAATTAAAAACCATGTGAGACAGACTACTACGCCTACATTACGGACTGTTTGTACAGAATCAAATATGCTTGCATCGGTCTGTTTGCCAACAATTGAAGCAGCAAAAGCCAATCCCACTAACCAGATAATGATGGGTATGGGACGTTTTGCCGCCTGAATAAGGGCATCATCCCAGGGGCTATTTGTCTGACGGGATATAATCTCTACCTTGCGGAGCAAATATCGAGCAACAAAATTAGCCAGAACAACGGCCAGGACAATAAGGGAAA from Sulfurirhabdus autotrophica encodes the following:
- a CDS encoding Fic family protein codes for the protein MNSGDYKFIWQAGNWPNWHFDLVTLAGPMVEVSRAQGLLMGRLADVGMALRDQASLAALTEDVVKTSEIEGEQLNVEFVRSSIARRLGVDIGALAPVDRNVEGVVEMVLNATANCHAPVSRERLFSWHAALFPSGYTGLAKNKVGGWRDDASGPMQVVSGPIGRQRVHFEAPPADCLEFETSRFLDWVNGASNELPLLKAGLGHLWLVTLHPFDDGNGRIARAIGDLLLARADGSPQRFYSLSAQIQRERKAYYDILERTQKNSLDVTEWLAWFLDTLHRAVDQAQYTLDAVLTKVRFWQRWATTPLNERQVKLLNNLLDGFEGKLTSSKWAAIAKCSPDTALRDINDLLARGVLWKTDAGGRSTSYELNDLPE
- a CDS encoding type II toxin-antitoxin system YhaV family toxin, translated to MSEGKPEPLVIHGWTVFAHPLFLAQVGALARQVETLKQKDPVAYLKKNASKRLAAITKLAFDVIPQDPARPEYRQGGALGDDHKHWFRAKFFQQYRLFFRYHAPSRVIVYAWVNDEDSKRAYESGDDAYRVFRKMLESGHPPDEWDRLLAEAQKESQRMQESLARAAAVQQ
- a CDS encoding type II toxin-antitoxin system PrlF family antitoxin, with the protein product MAATLEVESTLTDRYQTTVPETVRRALKLGKRDKIHYTIRSSGEVVLTRVEASEGDDPVLGQFLGFLAMDISLHPERLQSVDAGLVQRLLSLVGVVDVDLDATLSADDE
- a CDS encoding Fic family protein, translated to MNRITGTYAISTTLGESVRAFVPHPLPPSNPVLALDSFIESNRAAELALARLGGVSGLVPSVDWLLYSAIRKEALLTSQIEGTQATLTDLFDEEAGLKVSNTDDIEEVTNYLRAFRLVQDQLRDPEGLPISVRLLCDAHRLLLDGVRGAGKQPGELRRSLNWIGGTRPGNAVFVPPPPERVPELLANMERFIHSTSTDLPPLVKVALVHAQFETIHPFLDGNGRIGRLLIAALFENWGLLSEPLMYLSAYLKQHQSEYYRRLSGIRTEGDWESWVSFFLEGVATAAADAERSIIAIASLVAADRRRLLESPKVGPASYRLFEMLPMMPRFTIERVRQKLDTSFPTANAAVKTLEELGVVTELTGQKKNRSYSYQTYIELLTR
- a CDS encoding metal-dependent hydrolase — its product is MATPISHLAVPLALSVALGPDMVSPGLMVLALACAVLPDIDAVGMWLGIPYDHTFGHRGFTHSFPFSVALAVMGAFFAPELGEERSIAFFLLLFSAASHGLLDAMTNGGLGIAFFSPFSNKRYFLPWRIIEVSPLNVMQLLSLRGLSVLGSEVRYVWIPCAVFGLAGFVVRVILNAQGV
- a CDS encoding YihY/virulence factor BrkB family protein, translated to MKLINPKISYVLTNPVSFALVVLKAFQANQGLLLAGAVAYYALLSIVPLLILMVILLSQVIDQAVLLATLVRALEYVVPGQARAVVAELKAFLDHREVIGWVLLITMLFFSSLGFKVLESAISVIFLHRVEKRRRHFLVSLLLPFGYIFFIGTVLLAGTFVIVDLVAIGGENLVVLGHSWSLGGFSRWLIYFAGVLGEILLISAIYYFMPVGRLTAQHALIGGATAGLLWEIIRHALGWYFGTLSQVSVVYGSLTTAIIVLLSLEVAATLLLLGAQVIAEYERVDISGVPKAPVPMRTEAS
- a CDS encoding HNH endonuclease — translated: MATGLWTKEQVKLAFHLYCQLPYGRIHGRNPEIVALAKDIGRTPDAVAMKMLNIASIDPAITSTGRVGLGNASALDHDVWDEFHSDWERLAVECELLRQQLDNDTFEDWEPENDELVLDEFTGETRQVLTTQRIKQYFFRRAVLSSYRGRCCMSGLSDQRLLIASHIVPWSKDKANRLNPSNGLCLSAIHDRAFDKGLITLTDDFKIVVSEELKRKNEFFVMEVLLPLSGRTIEQPERFAPQAEFVAWHRNHLFVDNRK